The genomic interval TCGGCTATGTATCATCGCCTTGGTGAGCCTTTACCTCACCAACTAGCTAATACAACGCGGGATCATCTTTGAGTGATGCAATTGCATCTTTCAAACTTAAAACTTGTGTTTAAAATTTTTATGCGGTATTAGCATTCGTTTCCAAATGTTGTCCCCCGCTCAAAGGCAGATTCCCCACGCGTTACTCACCCGTTCGCTGCTCATCCAGTCGGTACAAGTACCAACCTTCAGCGCTCAACTTGCATGTATTAGGCACGCCGCCAGCGTTCGTCCTGAGCCAGGATCAAACTCTCAAATAAAGTATTTAAGTCACCTTAGTGACTGGCTTGTCTTTCATTATTGATTGACAGATTTTTGATGTATCTTACTACATCACATGAGTCATTCTTCTTTATTCAGTTTTCAATGGTCTAGCTTATCGCTTCAAGACCCTCGTCTCTTGCGACAACTATTATATTCTATCAAACCTAACTAAACTTGTCAAGAATTAACTGTGACTTTTATACCTTTTTTTATCTTACGTTCGCTTTTTCCCTCCACTGTATTCGCTTTATTTCATGCCACCACTAGCTTTGACAAATTAAAAAAATTAGTCTTTTTTAACTTGCTTTTTTCTTTTCTTATCAAAAAACTCCCTATTTTTATTAAAATAGGGAATTCCTCTTCACTCTTCGTCTTCTGAAAATAAGATGGCCTTTATTTTTTCACGAAGGCGATACCGTTGCATTCGAGTTAGTTCTTCTCCTCGCATTTGTCGAAGTAGTAAGTCTTGATAATGTGCGCTCAAACCTTCATATACTTCTGCCAGCAAATGATTGAAGACCACTTCATTATCTGGACTAGTATCACCTGAATTTATCCAGTCTGAGCATTCATAAACATCTAAACCTATAAAATGGTCATGGCTTCGTTTCTTTGCATAACTTCGTCTTAATTCATCTATTAATCTTTGATGATACTTTACCTTAAATTTTGTATGCAGCTTTTGACCATCGCTCTGCTCTTCTAATAGAAGATGTAAAATAATCATTCCCTCTTGAAGATAATCCTCTATTTTCCATGTTCTAATGCGAATTTGTTTCATTAATTTCATGACTATAGGTTTCATTTCTGAAAATAGAATTTCAAAACCCTCTTCTTCCAAGTAATATGTCATTGGAAAGTTCTCCTTTTATATTATCTTTATTTGATTTATTAGTAAGAAGATAGGGGTGGAGAATGTATATCTAATAAACAGTCAGGGAGCATCTTATTATAATGAGCTATTTTCATATCTATCCTTCCAAGACATTTTTATGGCTTTTATTACATTATAATAATTTTTACGTGTTTTACCTAACGATATTATGCGAATATTCAGAATTTATAACCCAATAAATAAAAGCAAGGCTATTTACCTTGCTTTTTTATTTTATAAGTAATCAGGAGTAGGTTTATTTTTAAAATAAACTCCTGAAATTCTAGAAGCTGCACCTGGTTCTACAAGTTCTAGCGTTTTTGAAATTTCATCAAATGAACCATCATAGTCACGGCTGTTTTCAAATAATTGAAGCGCTCTTGAGATCCCTTGTGCTACTTGTTCATTTGCAGCTTTATACCGATTAGCATATTGAATCAATTGTTCAGCTAATACCGCATGGTCAGTCAAATTAGTCGTTGCTTCTTTTAAAACGTGCATATCTTCAGTGCTTACGTCAACAAGATGATTAATTGTATCAATGTTGATTCTAACTCGTCCTAATTCTTTGAAAAGATTTTGTACTCGATCTCCTGTTGTGAAGAACAAGTCGAGATAATCTTTAGGAAGACCAGGGAGATTACATTTTTCAACATAACGTTTTATTGTACGGAGTTCAGAATCAAAGCGTTCTGCAATTTCTTGAGCTGCTCTTTCTTCATCTCTGAGTCCTGTAAGGGTATCACTAATCTTAATTTGGTTCTTCTCAATATCTTCAAGCGCATTGACTACTGAATTTACTCTACGAGAAAGAATTGAGTAAGGCATTGTTTTAGCTTGAATATTTCCTAGAATTTCATCAACATCTGAGTCAAGAGATTCTAAATGTTCTTGATAACCTCTAACATATCCTTTTTCGTTTCCAGAAAGGATATAGGCTTGTGTAACATGGTCAATTTCAAGGAGAAGATTTTTATTATTTGCTCTGATATGTTCAATATATTCTTTGAGAACTGATGAACGTTTTTCAACATTTCGACGTGCGCTATATTCTCTTTCAAAAATAGCATAAAGTTCTTCAACTTTTTCTTGAATTAAACCAAGTTCAGCTTCTACTCGATCTAGTTCAAATTGTTCTAATAATGAACTACTTTCAACGAGATGATCATGTAAATCATCCATTCTTTCTTTAATGTTGACATTATCGGGAAGAATGTATTCTTCTGCAACGAATTTATCACTCGCTTCTTGCAATTCTTCAAGTCGTTTAGGAACATCTTTTTCAATTGTTTTAATAAATGATGGAATTTGCTCTGTAATTGCACGTAAAGCAATCGTATGTTCTTCAGCAGTCTCCAAAACTTCAGCCGCTTCAATCGGATCTCCTGTTGAGTTTAGCGTTACAAACTGAGAAAATTCTGTTTCGATATTGGCTAAATGTTTTTCAAGTTCAGTAATAACTGTTCCATACAAATCTGCATTGTCAGCAATATCGCTACGTAAGTTATCATATAAATCAAGGGACTCTTGAATTTTATTTGAATTACGCTTTTCTTGTTCAACAAGTTGAGCAACACCTTGACGAATTCCTTCGACATCACCTTCCATTAATTCAATTTGGGCCTCACTATCCGCTACAGATTCACGAGCACGGAAAAAATGGAATGAATCGTTTAATTGTTCAGCTTCAAAAATATGTTCTTCCAAATCAGCAAAAGAATTTGATGATAAGTCAAGCCATTTTTGGTTCCATTCACGGAAAATCGTTTGCGATTGTCCGACGAGATGCATTTTTTTAACAGAATCAATTTCTTCTTGAACAGGCAAATCGAAAAGCGATTCCTTTCGCTCTTCTAAGGCTAGTATACGGTCTTCTGTTTTCTTTCGCATTAATATTGCAAAAGCATAAAAGGCAACGAGAATAACTAATAAGACAACAATGAGGATAATGACAGTACTTGACATGCTTTACTCCATAAAATGATTTAATTACTTAAAAATAGTTTAATTACTTAGGTTAGATAGATTTTAAATAGATAGAAAATCTCAAATATAATTATAGCATAATGCGTCAAAGAAATACACTATTTTCTTAGTTTTCTAACCGAAAAGCCCTTTTTTATTTTCAAAATAAAAAAAGCAACCTCTAGAGGCTGCTTTTTAATTAAATTAAAGTCCTGCTTTTGCTGCTTCAACTTCTGCTGCGAAGTCTGTTTCAGCTTTTTCAATTCCTTCACCAACTTCAAAACGTGTGAATGCAATTGCTTTAGCTCCTTTTGATTCAAGGAAAGCTTCGACTGTTTTGCTGTCATCCATGATGTAAAGTTGTGCAAGAAGAGCAAATTGTTGGTCAACTTTTGTATTGTCAACGATGAATTTAGCCATTTTACCTGGAAGAATTTTGTCCCAGATTTTTTCTGGTTTTCCTTCAGCTTTGAGTTCTTCTTCAAATGAAGCTTTCGCTGCTGCAAGAACTTCTTCTGTTAATTGGCTCTTAGAACCAAATTCATGGTGTGGAAGTTCTGGTTTGTTAACAAGTACACGGCTAGCGTTGTCTTCATCAATTTTGTGGTTCATTTGTGCTAATTCAGCTTTTACAAATTCTGAATCAAGTTCATCAGCTGAAAGAACAGTAGGGTTCATTGCAGCGATATGCATTGATAGTTGTTTAGCAAGTGTTTCATCTGCACCTTCAACGACAGAAACAACCCCAATTTTACCACCGTTATGTTGGTAAGCTCCAAAGTGTTGAGCATCAGTTTTTTCAATTACTGCAAAACGACGGAAAGTAATTTTTTCTCCGATCGTAGCAGTCGCTTGAACAAGTTCTGCTTCAAGAGTAATACCTGAAGCTGTTTCAAGTGCAAATGCTTCTTCGTTAGTTGCTGGTTTTTTAGACGCAATAAGTTCTGCTGTTTCTTTAACCAAGGCAACAAATTGATCATTTTTAGCTACGAAGTCTGTTTCTGAGTTCAATTCAACAATCGCTGCAACATTTCCGTTTACGGCAATTCCTGTAAGTCCTTCAGCGGCTACACGATCAGCTTTTTTAGCTGCTTTCGCAATCCCTTTTTCACGAAGAAGTTCTGCTGCTGCTTCCATATTTCCGTCAGTTTCAACAAGAGCGCGTTTAGCGTCCATGATTCCTGCACCAGTTTTTTCACGTAATTCTTTTACTTGAGCTGCTGTTACTGCCATTTTGTAAATCTCCTATGTGTTTTTTTCTGTCAGTATTGACAGTAGTTTTATTTAAAAAAAACAGGCGAGGCGTAAGGCCTCGCCTGTTGTAGTTACTTAATTAGTATAAGTTGAAGTTAAAATTATTTACCTTCAACGATTTCAGCAAGTTCTTCAAGTGATTCTTCTGAAGCTGCTTCTTCTGCTACGAAATCATCCGCTGCATCTTCACCTTGACGTCCTTCAATGATAGCGTCTGCCATTTTAGCTGTAATCAATTTAACAGCACGGATAGCATCATCATTTGCAGGGATAACTACGTCGATTGGTTCTGGATCTGCGTTTGTGTCAACCATTGCTACAACTGGGATTCCCAAAGTTTTAGCTTCTTTAACTGCGATTTGTTCAGCATGTGGGTCAACGATGTACATAACATCTGGAATACGAGGCATATCAGCGATACCACCGATGAATTTTTCAAGGCGTTCGCGTTCTTTGTTAAGAAGAACTACTTCTTTCTTAGGTAAAACTTCGAAAGTTCCTTCTTCTTCCATTTTGTTGATTTCTTTAAGGCGTGCCACACGTGTTTGGATAGTGTTCCAGTTAGTGAGCATACCACCCAACCAACGGTGGTTTACGTAGTATTGACCAGCGCGGAGAGCTTCTTCTTTAACTGCTTCTGCAGCTTGTTTTTTAGTACCAACAAAAAGAACTACTGCACCTTCTTGTGAAGCGTTTTTTACATAGTTGTAAGCATCGTCAACAAGTTTTACAGTTTTTTGAAGGTCGATAACGTGAATACCATTACGTTCTGTGAAGATGTATGGTTTCATTTTTGGGTTCCAACGACGAGTTTGGTGACCGAAGTGAACACCAGCTTCAAGAAGTTGTTTCATTGAAATAACTGACATGTTAATGTCTCCTTTTAAAATAGTTTTTCCTCTTTCATCTGTCATCCGCAGCCGCAATACTTGCGTACACTACGACTTTGTCGAGACGAAATGCGAGATGGTTGCATAGCAACTCTATCATTATACATTGTTTGACCTATTTTTGCAAGTATCTATTCATGCTTCTATTGTTCAGTAAATCTATTTTTCTAACCACTCCTATTATCTGACAAATTTAATTGTTAATTTAGGCGCTATAATCACTAAAAGAGTAAGTTTTTAAATTTTTTTCTAAGAAAAAATTAATATTTTTGCTGAAACCGCTTTTTTTGTGATAAAATAATTATAGTAAATAAATTAGTTTGTGAGGAGAGAAATATGAAAGAAAAAATCCTTTTAGGCGGCTATACAAAACGTGTATCTAAAGGCGTATATAGTGTTCTTTTGGACACTAAAGCTGCTGAATTATCATCATTAAATGAAGTCTCTGCGGTTCAAAACCCTACTTATATCACTCTCGATGAAAAGGGACACCTCTATACTTGTGCAGCAGATAGTAATGGTGGAGGAATCGCCGCCTTTGATTTTGATGGCGAAACTGCTACTCATCTCGGAAATGTCACAACCACGGGAGCTCCACTCTGCTATGTTGCCGTGGACGAAGCGCGACAATTAGTTTACGGAGCGAACTATCATCTTGGAGAAGTTCGTGTTTATAAGATTCAAGCTAATGGCTCACTCAGATTAACGGATACAGTAAAACATACCGGTTCTGGACCACGTCCTGAACAAGCTAGCTCACACGTTCATTATTCTGATTTGACTCCTGACGGACGACTTGTCACCTGTGATTTGGGAACAGATGAAGTCACTGTTTATGATGTCATTGGTGAAGGTAAACTCAATATTGCTACAATTTATCGGGCAGAAAAAGGAATGGGTGCTCGTCATATTACTTTCCATCCAAATGGTAAAATCGCTTATTTGGTTGGAGAGTTAAATTCAACAATTGAAGTTTTAAGTTACAATGAAGAAAAAGGACGCTTTGCTCGTCTTCAAACAATTAGCACCCTACCTGAAGATTATCATGGAGCAAATGGTGTTGCTGCCATCCGTATTTCATCTGACGGTAAATTCCTCTATACTTCTAATCGTGGACATGATTCTTTGACAACTTACAAAGTAAGTCCTCTTGGTACAAAACTTGAAACTATTGGCTGGACAAATACTGAAGGTCATATCCCTCGCGATTTTAATTTCAACAAAACTGAAGATTATATCATTGTCGCTCATCAAGAATCTGATAATTTATCTCTTTTCTTGCGAGATAAAAAAACCGGTACTTTAACTTTGGAACAAAAAGATTTTTACGCTCCTGAAATCACTTGTGTTTTACCACTATAAAAATTTATTTTTTCACAAAGTTTGACTGATAAACTAAAAAAGATTGCTAATTTCTCTCAAAGAATTAGCAATCTTTTTTTCTTCAGTAAAGCTTGTTATAAACCGTTTTCTAAACTTTTGATGAGTGTTTTTGTAAAAACCATCACAATATCGCTTGACATCTATAAAAAACTTTGTTAAACTATTCACGTAAAAGAAAGTGAATGAAATCACAAAGGAGAACCTACAAATATGGCAACTAAAAAAGCCGCTCCAGCTGCAAAGAAAGTTTTAAGCGCTGAAGAAAAAGCCGCAAAATTCCAAGAAGCTGTTGCTTATACTGACAAATTAGTCAAAAAAGCACAAGCTGCTGTTCTTAAATTTGAAGGATATACACAAACTCAAGTCGATACTATTGTCGCTGCAATGGCTCTTGCAGCAAGCAAACATTCTCTAGAACTCGCTCATGAAGCCGTTAACGAAACTGGTCGTGGTGTTGTCGAAGACAAAGATACCAAAAACCACTTTGCTTCTGAATCTGTTTATAACGCAATTAAAAATGACAAAACTGTTGGTGTCATTTCTGAAAACAAGGTTGCTGGATCTGTTGAAATCGCAAGCCCTCTCGGTGTACTTGCTGGTATCGTTCCAACAACTAATCCAACATCAACAGCAATCTTTAAATCTTTATTGACTGCAAAAACACGTAATGCTATTGTTTTCGCTTTCCACCCTCAAGCTCAAAAATGTTCAAGCCATGCAGCAAAAATTGTTTACGATGCTGCAATTGAAGCTGGTGCACCGGAAGACTTTATTCAATGGATTGAAGTACCAAGCCTTGACATGACTACCGCCTTGATTCAAAACCGTGGACTTGCAACAATCCTTGCAACTGGTGGCCCAGGAATGGTAAACGCCGCACTCAAATCTGGTAACCCTTCACTTGGTGTTGGAGCTGGTAATGGTGCTGTTTATGTTGATGCTACTGCAAATATTGAACGTGCCGTTGAAGACCTTTTGCTTTCAAAACGTTTTGATAATGGGATGATTTGTGCCACTGAAAATTCAGCTGTTATTGATGCTTCAGTTTATGATGAATTTATTGCTAAAATGCAAGAACAAGGCGCTTATATGGTTCCTAAAAAAGACTACAAAGCTATTGAAAGTTTCGTTTTTGTTGAACGTGCTGGTGAAGGTTTTGGAGTAACTGGTCCTGTTGCCGGTCGTTCTGGTCAATGGATTGCTGAACAAGCTGGTGTCAAAGTTCCTAAAGATAAAGATGTCCTTCTTTTTGAACTTGATAAGAAAAATATTGGTGAAGCACTTTCTTCTGAAAAACTTTCTCCTTTGCTTTCAATCTACAAAGCTGAAACACGTGAAGAAGGAATTGAGATTGTACGTAGCTTACTTGCTTATCAAGGTGCTGGACATAATGCTGCAATTCAAATCGGTGCAATGGATGATCCATTCGTTAAAGAATATGGCGAAAAAGTTGAAGCTTCTCGTATCCTCGTTAACCAACCAGATTCTATTGGTGGGGTCGGAGATATCTATACTGATGCAATGCGTCCATCACTTACACTTGGAACTGGTTCATGGGGGAAAAATTCACTTTCACACAATTTGAGTACATACGATCTATTGAATGTTAAAACAGTGGCTAAACGTCGTAATCGCCCACAATGGGTTCGTTTGCCAAAAGAAATTTACTACGAAAAAAATGCAATTTCTTACTTACAAGAATTGCCACACGTTCACAAAGCTTTCATCGTTGCTGACCCTGGTATGGTTAAATTTGGTTTCGTTGATAAAGTTTTGGAACAACTTGCTATCCGCCCAACTCAAGTTGAAACAAGCATTTATGGCTCTGTTCAACCTGACCCAACTTTGAGCGAAGCAATTGCAATCGCTCGTCAAATGAAACAATTTGAACCTGACACTGTCATCTGTCTTGGTGGTGGTTCTGCTCTCGATGCTGGTAAGATTGGTCGTTTGATTTATGAATATGATGCTCGTGGTGAAGCTGACCTTTCTGATGATGCAAGTTTGAAAGAACTTTTCCAAGAATTAGCTCAAAAATTTGTCGATATTCGTAAACGTATTATTAAATTCTACCATCCACATAAAGCACAAATGGTTGCAATTCCTACTACTTCTGGTACTGGTTCTGAAGTGACTCCATTTGCAGTTATCACTGATGATGAAACTCATGTTAAGTACCCACTTGCTGACTACCAATTAACACCACAAGTTGCCATTGTTGACCCTGAGTTTGTTATGACTGTACCAAAACGTACTGTTTCTTGGTCTGGTATTGATGCGATGTCACACGCGCTTGAATCTTACGTTTCTGTTATGTCTTCTGACTATACAAAACCAATTTCACTTCAAGCGATCAAACTTATCTTTGAAAACTTGACTGAGTCTTATCATTATGACCCAGCGCATCCAACTAAAGAAGGACAAAAAGCCCGCGAAAATATGCACAATGCTGCAACACTCGCTGGTATGGCCTTCGCTAATGCTTTCCTTGGAATTAACCACTCACTTGCTCATAAAATTGGTGGTGAATTTGGACTTCCTCATGGTCTTGCCATTGCCATCGCTATGCCACATGTCATTAAATTTAACGCTGTAACAGGAAACGTTAAACGTACCCCTTACCCACGTTATGAAACATATCGTGCTCAAGAGGACTACGCTGAAATTTCACGCTTCATGGGATTTGCTGGTAAAGATGATTCAGATGAAAAAGCTGTGCAAGCTCTGGTTGCTGAACTTAAGAAACTGACTGATAGCATTGATATTAATATCACCCTTTCAGGAAATGGTGTCGATAAAGCTCACCTTGAACGTGAACTTGATAAATTGGCTGACCTTGTTTATGATGATCAATGTACTCCTGCTAATCCTCGTCAACCACGTATTGAAGAGATTAAACAACTCTTGTTAGACCAATACTAATAATCTATTGATGAAAGTAATTAAAACGCCCATATAAATTTATCTGGGCGCTTTTTTAATAGAATATAAATTAATGTCAAAGGATTATAATTTTTCAATTTCTTCAAA from Lactococcus lactis carries:
- the tsf gene encoding translation elongation factor Ts — protein: MAVTAAQVKELREKTGAGIMDAKRALVETDGNMEAAAELLREKGIAKAAKKADRVAAEGLTGIAVNGNVAAIVELNSETDFVAKNDQFVALVKETAELIASKKPATNEEAFALETASGITLEAELVQATATIGEKITFRRFAVIEKTDAQHFGAYQHNGGKIGVVSVVEGADETLAKQLSMHIAAMNPTVLSADELDSEFVKAELAQMNHKIDEDNASRVLVNKPELPHHEFGSKSQLTEEVLAAAKASFEEELKAEGKPEKIWDKILPGKMAKFIVDNTKVDQQFALLAQLYIMDDSKTVEAFLESKGAKAIAFTRFEVGEGIEKAETDFAAEVEAAKAGL
- a CDS encoding lactonase family protein is translated as MKEKILLGGYTKRVSKGVYSVLLDTKAAELSSLNEVSAVQNPTYITLDEKGHLYTCAADSNGGGIAAFDFDGETATHLGNVTTTGAPLCYVAVDEARQLVYGANYHLGEVRVYKIQANGSLRLTDTVKHTGSGPRPEQASSHVHYSDLTPDGRLVTCDLGTDEVTVYDVIGEGKLNIATIYRAEKGMGARHITFHPNGKIAYLVGELNSTIEVLSYNEEKGRFARLQTISTLPEDYHGANGVAAIRISSDGKFLYTSNRGHDSLTTYKVSPLGTKLETIGWTNTEGHIPRDFNFNKTEDYIIVAHQESDNLSLFLRDKKTGTLTLEQKDFYAPEITCVLPL
- the ezrA gene encoding septation ring formation regulator EzrA: MSSTVIILIVVLLVILVAFYAFAILMRKKTEDRILALEERKESLFDLPVQEEIDSVKKMHLVGQSQTIFREWNQKWLDLSSNSFADLEEHIFEAEQLNDSFHFFRARESVADSEAQIELMEGDVEGIRQGVAQLVEQEKRNSNKIQESLDLYDNLRSDIADNADLYGTVITELEKHLANIETEFSQFVTLNSTGDPIEAAEVLETAEEHTIALRAITEQIPSFIKTIEKDVPKRLEELQEASDKFVAEEYILPDNVNIKERMDDLHDHLVESSSLLEQFELDRVEAELGLIQEKVEELYAIFEREYSARRNVEKRSSVLKEYIEHIRANNKNLLLEIDHVTQAYILSGNEKGYVRGYQEHLESLDSDVDEILGNIQAKTMPYSILSRRVNSVVNALEDIEKNQIKISDTLTGLRDEERAAQEIAERFDSELRTIKRYVEKCNLPGLPKDYLDLFFTTGDRVQNLFKELGRVRINIDTINHLVDVSTEDMHVLKEATTNLTDHAVLAEQLIQYANRYKAANEQVAQGISRALQLFENSRDYDGSFDEISKTLELVEPGAASRISGVYFKNKPTPDYL
- the adhE gene encoding bifunctional acetaldehyde-CoA/alcohol dehydrogenase, producing the protein MATKKAAPAAKKVLSAEEKAAKFQEAVAYTDKLVKKAQAAVLKFEGYTQTQVDTIVAAMALAASKHSLELAHEAVNETGRGVVEDKDTKNHFASESVYNAIKNDKTVGVISENKVAGSVEIASPLGVLAGIVPTTNPTSTAIFKSLLTAKTRNAIVFAFHPQAQKCSSHAAKIVYDAAIEAGAPEDFIQWIEVPSLDMTTALIQNRGLATILATGGPGMVNAALKSGNPSLGVGAGNGAVYVDATANIERAVEDLLLSKRFDNGMICATENSAVIDASVYDEFIAKMQEQGAYMVPKKDYKAIESFVFVERAGEGFGVTGPVAGRSGQWIAEQAGVKVPKDKDVLLFELDKKNIGEALSSEKLSPLLSIYKAETREEGIEIVRSLLAYQGAGHNAAIQIGAMDDPFVKEYGEKVEASRILVNQPDSIGGVGDIYTDAMRPSLTLGTGSWGKNSLSHNLSTYDLLNVKTVAKRRNRPQWVRLPKEIYYEKNAISYLQELPHVHKAFIVADPGMVKFGFVDKVLEQLAIRPTQVETSIYGSVQPDPTLSEAIAIARQMKQFEPDTVICLGGGSALDAGKIGRLIYEYDARGEADLSDDASLKELFQELAQKFVDIRKRIIKFYHPHKAQMVAIPTTSGTGSEVTPFAVITDDETHVKYPLADYQLTPQVAIVDPEFVMTVPKRTVSWSGIDAMSHALESYVSVMSSDYTKPISLQAIKLIFENLTESYHYDPAHPTKEGQKARENMHNAATLAGMAFANAFLGINHSLAHKIGGEFGLPHGLAIAIAMPHVIKFNAVTGNVKRTPYPRYETYRAQEDYAEISRFMGFAGKDDSDEKAVQALVAELKKLTDSIDINITLSGNGVDKAHLERELDKLADLVYDDQCTPANPRQPRIEEIKQLLLDQY
- the rpsB gene encoding 30S ribosomal protein S2 — protein: MSVISMKQLLEAGVHFGHQTRRWNPKMKPYIFTERNGIHVIDLQKTVKLVDDAYNYVKNASQEGAVVLFVGTKKQAAEAVKEEALRAGQYYVNHRWLGGMLTNWNTIQTRVARLKEINKMEEEGTFEVLPKKEVVLLNKERERLEKFIGGIADMPRIPDVMYIVDPHAEQIAVKEAKTLGIPVVAMVDTNADPEPIDVVIPANDDAIRAVKLITAKMADAIIEGRQGEDAADDFVAEEAASEESLEELAEIVEGK